One window of Mangrovibacterium diazotrophicum genomic DNA carries:
- a CDS encoding DUF3078 domain-containing protein: protein MKKLLLILCLLPLIGVAQEAADSTKVWKSGGNISLNFSQVSLSNWVAGGKSSASGTFLVNLFGNYEKGKVSWENSLDLGYGLLKESDSKLVKSDDKIDFSSKYGYKASGHLYYSALFNFKSQFTDGYKYPDRDNPISRFLAPAYLTLALGLDYKPDDHFSLFFSPLTGKLTVVADDSLSTAGAFGVDPGSKTRWELGAYVKTAVKYEVWKNVTFESKFDIFSNYLDQPQNMDVNWDVTINMKVNDYLSANLITNLIYDNDIKIEDSDGSMGPRVQFKELFGVGLNVKF from the coding sequence ATGAAAAAATTACTGTTAATCTTGTGTCTGTTACCTCTGATAGGTGTAGCACAAGAAGCCGCAGATTCAACTAAAGTTTGGAAGAGCGGTGGAAATATTTCTCTTAACTTCAGTCAGGTGTCTTTGTCGAACTGGGTTGCCGGAGGTAAGAGTTCTGCGTCTGGAACCTTCTTGGTCAACTTGTTTGGCAATTACGAAAAAGGAAAAGTAAGCTGGGAGAATAGCCTGGATTTAGGTTACGGTCTTTTAAAAGAATCAGACAGCAAGCTGGTTAAATCAGATGATAAGATTGACTTCAGCTCCAAATACGGATACAAAGCCTCGGGTCATCTTTATTATTCAGCGTTATTTAATTTTAAATCTCAATTTACCGACGGGTATAAGTATCCGGATCGCGATAATCCGATTTCTCGTTTTCTGGCGCCTGCTTACCTGACTTTAGCCTTGGGTCTCGATTACAAACCAGATGATCATTTTTCATTGTTCTTTTCTCCCTTAACCGGAAAACTTACAGTTGTTGCAGACGATAGCTTGTCGACTGCAGGAGCTTTTGGTGTTGATCCCGGAAGTAAAACAAGATGGGAGCTCGGTGCCTATGTGAAAACAGCGGTAAAATATGAGGTCTGGAAGAATGTGACTTTCGAGTCAAAATTTGATATTTTCTCGAACTATCTGGATCAGCCCCAGAATATGGATGTCAACTGGGATGTTACCATTAATATGAAGGTAAATGACTACTTGTCTGCAAATCTCATCACAAATTTAATCTACGACAACGACATCAAAATAGAGGATAGTGATGGTTCGATGGGGCCAAGAGTTCAATTTAAAGAATTATTTGGGGTTGGATTGAACGTAAAATTCTAA
- a CDS encoding RNA-binding S4 domain-containing protein, protein MIEFELTSEYIELIKLLKLLNLVESGGQAKLVVDDGFVKLNGEVEFRKRAKIRAGDIVDFDGQQILIK, encoded by the coding sequence ATGATTGAATTTGAATTGACCTCAGAATATATAGAACTCATAAAACTACTTAAGCTCTTAAACCTGGTTGAATCCGGAGGGCAGGCGAAACTTGTTGTTGACGATGGATTTGTCAAGCTCAACGGAGAGGTCGAATTTCGGAAAAGAGCCAAAATACGCGCTGGCGACATCGTTGATTTTGACGGCCAACAAATTCTTATAAAATGA
- a CDS encoding MmcQ/YjbR family DNA-binding protein has product MNIEELREYCLSRKGTTEDFPFDETTLVFKVMGKMYALTDLESELSVNLKCDPDKAIELREQYACVLPGYHMSKVHWNTIRIDGSVSDEQIHEWIDHSYDLVVSKLTKKQKTELEKL; this is encoded by the coding sequence ATGAACATCGAAGAGCTCCGCGAATACTGCTTGTCGAGAAAAGGAACAACCGAAGATTTTCCTTTCGACGAAACCACCTTGGTTTTTAAAGTAATGGGGAAAATGTATGCCCTAACCGATCTCGAAAGCGAATTGAGTGTCAATCTAAAATGTGATCCGGACAAAGCAATAGAGTTACGTGAACAATACGCCTGCGTACTTCCGGGCTATCATATGAGCAAAGTGCATTGGAACACGATACGCATTGACGGAAGCGTTTCAGACGAACAGATACACGAATGGATCGATCACTCTTACGACCTGGTTGTCTCTAAACTAACGAAGAAACAAAAGACAGAATTAGAAAAACTTTAA
- a CDS encoding YraN family protein: MPKQKEIGDKGEEIAVQYLKKLGYQILETNWRFHHYEIDIIARDGDELVIVEVKARTGTAFEHPSEAIGPRKIRFLVEATEAYIFKTNSRSDTRFDVITIIFLGEKYELEHFKDAFYPTA, from the coding sequence ATGCCGAAACAGAAAGAGATAGGCGACAAAGGCGAAGAGATCGCTGTGCAATATTTAAAGAAGTTGGGTTATCAAATATTGGAGACCAATTGGAGGTTTCACCATTATGAAATTGATATTATTGCCCGGGATGGAGATGAACTGGTCATTGTTGAAGTCAAAGCAAGAACGGGTACAGCTTTCGAGCATCCCAGCGAAGCAATTGGTCCTCGCAAAATCCGTTTTCTTGTAGAAGCCACAGAGGCGTACATCTTCAAAACCAATAGCCGATCAGATACCCGATTCGATGTAATCACAATCATTTTCTTGGGTGAAAAATACGAATTGGAACACTTCAAAGATGCATTTTATCCGACGGCCTGA
- a CDS encoding TolC family protein, with amino-acid sequence MIKRLTFILLLIPVCSFAQEKLLTLQASVDSAFANNAVLNEANAIMEQKRNEWRTMTGIEAPEISYFEEGRNSSATKPFEERRWTVSQTIDFPLTTVYRLKAIGDEAKALEYQIQAQRNNIRAEVKSRYIDILYASRLQDLAEKQKQLADELYKAVYTKFETGMGNGIDLTKAELQVAEAENFQSEAERMLHMGRYSLFRLMGMEIADISYSIQFVDTLSSREVVVSQITALSVLHEQPEYLAAMAAYEASQNKIREARSNILPDIRFNLYKQNYGDGFKYNGFEVGLSIPIWLPFEQSGKIRMAKAYQDEIEWQQKGIEQEMKERIEHAWHSYSSSKQIIDRYNQTMSAKSARLQQLSIDAYRLGEIDLMNLILAQQTYLDNQRRYLDALHDFYLQLTQLEKYLNLELVY; translated from the coding sequence ATGATAAAACGACTAACCTTTATTCTGCTGCTAATACCTGTTTGTTCATTTGCACAAGAAAAACTCTTGACACTTCAGGCCTCAGTCGATTCCGCATTTGCCAATAATGCCGTGTTGAATGAAGCCAATGCCATCATGGAGCAAAAACGCAATGAATGGCGTACGATGACGGGAATAGAGGCGCCCGAAATCAGCTATTTTGAAGAAGGTCGTAACAGTTCGGCAACCAAACCCTTTGAAGAGCGCAGGTGGACCGTTTCTCAAACCATCGATTTCCCTTTAACAACAGTCTATCGGTTAAAGGCGATTGGTGATGAAGCAAAAGCTCTGGAATACCAAATCCAGGCTCAGCGAAACAATATTCGCGCAGAAGTAAAATCGCGTTATATCGATATTCTGTACGCTTCGCGGTTGCAGGATTTGGCTGAAAAGCAAAAGCAACTGGCTGACGAACTCTATAAAGCGGTTTATACCAAGTTTGAAACCGGGATGGGAAACGGAATTGACCTGACAAAAGCTGAGCTGCAGGTTGCCGAGGCGGAGAATTTTCAGAGTGAGGCAGAACGAATGCTGCACATGGGGAGATACAGCCTGTTTCGGTTGATGGGGATGGAGATTGCAGATATCAGCTACAGCATTCAGTTTGTCGATACATTGAGTAGCCGCGAAGTGGTTGTTAGTCAGATTACCGCTTTGTCGGTATTGCATGAACAACCGGAATACCTGGCGGCAATGGCGGCCTACGAAGCCAGTCAAAATAAAATCCGTGAGGCTAGGAGTAACATTCTGCCTGATATTCGATTCAACTTGTACAAACAGAATTACGGAGATGGTTTTAAGTACAATGGCTTTGAGGTCGGTTTGAGTATTCCGATTTGGCTACCGTTTGAGCAAAGCGGAAAGATTAGGATGGCCAAGGCGTACCAGGATGAGATTGAATGGCAGCAGAAAGGCATTGAGCAGGAAATGAAGGAGCGGATCGAACACGCCTGGCACAGCTACAGCTCCAGTAAGCAGATTATCGATCGCTATAACCAAACGATGAGCGCCAAATCAGCCCGTTTGCAGCAGTTGAGTATTGATGCTTACCGTTTGGGTGAGATTGACCTGATGAACCTGATTTTAGCCCAGCAAACTTATTTGGATAACCAGCGACGTTACCTTGATGCCCTTCACGATTTCTATTTGCAGCTTACCCAGCTGGAGAAATATTTAAACCTTGAATTAGTTTATTAA
- a CDS encoding efflux RND transporter periplasmic adaptor subunit, with protein MIYSKLTSLSACFLFAIALSCSSGEKSPQATVDVRETPPSVSGTETGKLLIRLSDKEKKELTIETQRVSTDIKNYSLMASGVVFPATNHVSVISTPVDGRVSAIMVRDGQLVKKGQELFKLESLVFGNLVAEYLQAAAEEKFQTTRLERVKQLVDQTISSKSELDRAQSDYERARTASIASVAKLKAIGFPDHEVEALKNADQIDPSLKIHAPIAGSFDQLQVELGQSVNALDKLGRIIDLQKVLVRGYLSPEDARFVQTGDTVRISRRDDDSKKILAYISSVNPGLDEDNRSVVVNVEVAPENEWPKPGENVRLAISAISSGEVFAVPLKAVTYDGNQAVVFVKKDDGVFEKRFVDVAEIRDQFAIVKSGMQENEEVAVSQIFSLKALSRYELISEE; from the coding sequence ATGATTTACAGTAAATTAACCAGCCTCAGCGCTTGTTTTTTGTTCGCTATCGCTCTCTCCTGTTCGTCGGGTGAGAAGTCTCCGCAAGCGACTGTTGATGTTCGCGAAACACCCCCGTCTGTCTCCGGAACAGAAACAGGAAAACTTTTAATTCGCTTAAGTGATAAAGAGAAAAAAGAGTTGACCATCGAAACGCAGCGGGTTTCGACCGACATCAAAAACTACAGTTTGATGGCCTCGGGGGTTGTTTTTCCGGCAACCAATCATGTTAGTGTAATCAGTACGCCTGTTGACGGTCGGGTAAGTGCCATCATGGTCCGCGATGGACAACTGGTGAAAAAAGGGCAGGAGTTGTTCAAGCTTGAAAGCCTTGTGTTTGGAAATTTGGTTGCCGAATACCTTCAGGCTGCAGCAGAGGAAAAGTTTCAGACAACCCGTTTGGAGCGGGTGAAGCAATTGGTGGATCAAACCATCAGCTCAAAGTCGGAATTGGATCGCGCACAGTCTGATTATGAACGGGCGAGAACTGCCTCGATCGCTTCTGTTGCAAAGCTGAAAGCCATCGGTTTTCCGGATCACGAGGTTGAGGCACTGAAAAATGCCGATCAAATTGATCCTAGCTTGAAGATCCATGCGCCGATAGCTGGCAGTTTTGACCAGTTGCAGGTGGAGTTGGGGCAGTCGGTGAATGCGCTCGACAAGTTGGGGCGAATTATCGATCTCCAAAAAGTGTTGGTCAGAGGATATTTGAGTCCCGAGGATGCCCGCTTTGTGCAAACCGGTGATACCGTTCGGATTTCGCGTCGTGATGATGACAGCAAAAAGATATTAGCCTACATTTCCTCTGTGAATCCCGGCTTGGACGAGGATAACCGATCGGTTGTCGTCAATGTGGAGGTGGCGCCGGAAAACGAGTGGCCGAAGCCGGGCGAAAATGTTCGATTGGCGATCAGTGCCATTTCGAGCGGAGAAGTGTTCGCTGTCCCGTTAAAAGCGGTGACGTATGACGGTAACCAGGCTGTGGTTTTTGTGAAAAAAGACGATGGTGTTTTTGAAAAACGTTTTGTCGATGTTGCCGAAATCCGCGATCAGTTTGCCATTGTGAAAAGTGGCATGCAGGAAAATGAAGAGGTGGCCGTTTCGCAAATATTCAGTCTGAAAGCTCTTTCCCGTTACGAGTTGATTTCCGAAGAATAA
- a CDS encoding efflux RND transporter permease subunit codes for MLNQIVVFSVRQKFVALSLVVLMAAAGVYSLMQIPINSLPDVTPVQVLVITKAGRYSPFDVEKLVSYPIETAMNGLPDVKEVRSISQFGLSAVTVEFEENTDIYFARQMVSQRLQSISDELPPDVSAPQLGPISTALGEIYQYQVKGEGYSLTELREIQDWLIAPQLKVVKGVTEINSFGGFVKEYNVLIQPGKMRMYSINIQDIIDAIASNNSVSGGNYLVHNREQYIVRGFGQINKKEDILNIVVAKRDNTPVFIKDVADVEIGTQIRQGGVTRDGKGEVVTGIVMMLRGGNGREVISDIEAKIESINKNLPEGVQVEKFYDQSDLINRTTGTIKTNLMEGGFLVIVVLLLLLGEISGALIVAMVIPLSMLFAFIGMREFGLAANLMSLGAIDFGMVVDGSVVMVENIVHRLQGRKDDEVPDETIISAAKQVVRPIFFGVLIILMVYVPIMTFSGMEGILYRPMAITVAAAVLGSLLLALVFIPSISSIIFRKGVKVRRNYLIDWLKPMYLKTLEWHMQKRFLVLTSALLLFVFSIIVMVRLGSEFLPELEEGSILVEQVRMPSVTLEESIENANWLGGQLMKNIPEIKTVVPKTGRSDLANDWMGVHQTDVWVVLKDPKEWRKGIEKEDIIAEIEPYLKTEPGLAYNFTQPIAMRVDELTSGVKSDLAVKIYGEDLDELNRIGEAISKIAVGMEGTDNYFVEQPIGQPYLTIEIDREAVASFGLNVDDVQQVIEAGIGGQVAGQVYEGQRRFDILVRYPKDIREQLQQIQEIPVYLANGQFIPLKRVSKIVAQEGPREIQRENGWRRLIVGVNIKNIDIGTYVTNLQQAIDEKANVPPGYFLEYGGTFENQRRAMNHLLLVVPLSLFIIIGLLYLNFGSMRFAMIILLNLPFALSGGVFLLWMRGMYLSVSASIGFVALFGVAVLNGIVLLDHINELRKESSLPLRKLVIEGAGDRLRPVLMTALVASLGFIPMAFNSGPGSEVQRPLATVVIGGLITSTFLTLLVLPTIYLWVEGRSRKNGKSGSPETL; via the coding sequence ATGCTCAATCAAATTGTCGTTTTTTCGGTTCGCCAAAAGTTTGTTGCCCTTTCGCTGGTTGTGTTAATGGCTGCCGCCGGTGTGTATTCGTTGATGCAGATTCCGATCAACTCGTTACCTGATGTGACTCCGGTTCAGGTTTTGGTGATCACCAAGGCAGGCCGCTACTCGCCGTTCGATGTGGAAAAGCTGGTCAGTTATCCGATTGAGACAGCTATGAATGGTTTACCCGATGTAAAAGAGGTTCGTTCCATTTCGCAGTTCGGTCTTTCTGCTGTTACCGTGGAATTTGAAGAAAATACGGATATCTATTTTGCACGCCAAATGGTTAGTCAGCGGCTTCAGTCCATATCCGACGAATTGCCGCCTGATGTTTCCGCTCCCCAATTGGGGCCGATTTCCACAGCCCTGGGTGAAATCTACCAGTACCAGGTCAAAGGTGAAGGTTATTCGCTCACCGAGCTTCGGGAGATTCAGGACTGGTTGATTGCACCGCAGTTAAAGGTTGTGAAAGGAGTCACTGAGATCAATTCTTTTGGAGGCTTTGTAAAAGAATACAACGTTCTGATTCAGCCGGGCAAAATGCGCATGTACAGTATCAATATTCAGGATATTATTGATGCTATTGCCAGTAACAACTCCGTTTCCGGCGGAAATTACCTGGTGCACAATCGTGAACAGTACATTGTTCGGGGCTTCGGGCAAATCAACAAGAAAGAAGACATTCTGAATATTGTCGTTGCCAAACGCGACAACACCCCTGTTTTTATCAAAGATGTGGCTGATGTTGAAATCGGAACGCAGATTAGGCAGGGCGGCGTTACCCGCGACGGAAAGGGTGAGGTTGTGACAGGTATCGTGATGATGTTGCGCGGAGGAAACGGGCGCGAAGTGATCTCGGATATTGAAGCAAAAATTGAATCCATCAATAAAAATCTGCCGGAGGGTGTGCAGGTCGAAAAATTCTACGATCAGTCGGATCTGATCAACCGGACAACGGGAACCATTAAAACAAACCTGATGGAAGGTGGATTCCTGGTTATTGTTGTTTTACTCTTGCTGCTCGGTGAAATTTCGGGTGCATTGATCGTGGCCATGGTTATTCCGCTTTCCATGCTGTTTGCATTTATTGGCATGCGCGAGTTTGGTTTGGCTGCCAACCTGATGAGTTTAGGAGCGATTGACTTTGGTATGGTGGTCGACGGTTCGGTGGTGATGGTTGAAAACATTGTGCATCGCCTGCAGGGACGAAAGGATGATGAGGTGCCCGATGAGACGATTATTTCGGCTGCGAAACAGGTGGTTCGGCCTATCTTTTTTGGCGTCCTGATCATTCTGATGGTTTATGTGCCGATTATGACTTTCAGCGGCATGGAAGGAATTTTGTACCGGCCGATGGCCATTACCGTTGCAGCTGCCGTGCTGGGTTCACTGTTGCTGGCACTGGTTTTTATTCCCTCCATCTCTTCTATTATATTTCGGAAAGGGGTGAAAGTGCGGCGCAATTACCTAATCGATTGGTTAAAGCCGATGTACCTGAAGACCTTGGAATGGCATATGCAGAAGCGCTTTTTAGTGTTGACTTCAGCCTTACTCCTTTTTGTATTTTCTATAATTGTCATGGTTCGGCTCGGGAGCGAGTTTTTGCCCGAGTTGGAAGAAGGTTCCATTTTGGTGGAACAGGTTCGGATGCCATCGGTGACCTTGGAAGAGTCGATTGAAAATGCCAATTGGCTGGGAGGTCAGTTGATGAAAAATATTCCGGAGATTAAAACAGTCGTCCCCAAAACCGGACGCTCAGATTTGGCAAACGACTGGATGGGCGTTCACCAAACCGATGTTTGGGTGGTGCTGAAAGATCCGAAGGAATGGCGAAAAGGCATCGAAAAGGAAGATATTATTGCTGAGATTGAACCTTATTTGAAGACAGAACCTGGTTTGGCTTACAACTTTACGCAGCCAATTGCCATGCGTGTTGATGAATTAACCAGTGGGGTGAAATCAGATTTGGCTGTTAAAATTTATGGTGAAGATTTGGACGAGTTGAACCGTATTGGTGAAGCGATTTCGAAAATTGCTGTTGGAATGGAGGGGACGGATAACTATTTCGTTGAGCAGCCAATCGGGCAACCTTACTTGACGATTGAGATTGACCGGGAGGCCGTTGCCTCGTTTGGGTTGAATGTGGATGATGTGCAGCAGGTGATTGAAGCCGGTATCGGCGGACAGGTTGCAGGACAAGTCTACGAAGGACAGCGCCGTTTCGATATTTTGGTGCGTTATCCGAAAGATATCCGGGAGCAGTTGCAGCAGATTCAGGAAATCCCGGTCTATTTGGCCAATGGGCAGTTTATTCCGCTGAAACGGGTCAGTAAAATCGTTGCGCAGGAAGGGCCCCGAGAAATTCAGCGCGAAAATGGCTGGCGGCGCTTGATTGTCGGCGTCAACATTAAAAATATCGATATCGGAACTTATGTAACCAATCTTCAGCAAGCTATCGATGAGAAGGCGAATGTGCCGCCTGGCTACTTTCTCGAATACGGTGGTACCTTCGAGAACCAGCGTCGTGCCATGAACCACCTGTTGTTGGTCGTTCCGTTGTCGCTGTTCATCATTATTGGCCTGCTGTATCTCAACTTCGGCAGCATGCGTTTTGCGATGATTATTCTTTTGAATCTTCCTTTTGCGCTCTCCGGTGGGGTGTTCTTGCTTTGGATGCGCGGCATGTATTTGTCGGTTTCGGCCAGTATCGGCTTTGTAGCCTTGTTCGGGGTGGCGGTGCTGAACGGTATCGTGTTGCTCGATCACATCAACGAACTGCGAAAAGAGAGCTCACTGCCCTTGCGGAAATTGGTAATTGAGGGTGCCGGCGACCGGCTTCGCCCGGTGCTGATGACGGCTTTGGTGGCCAGTTTGGGTTTCATTCCCATGGCGTTCAATTCAGGCCCGGGTTCCGAGGTCCAGCGTCCTTTGGCCACAGTTGTAATTGGTGGATTGATCACGTCGACTTTCCTGACTTTGTTGGTTTTGCCAACGATTTACCTTTGGGTTGAAGGACGTAGCCGGAAGAATGGGAAGTCGGGTTCCCCGGAAACGCTTTAA
- a CDS encoding NAD-dependent epimerase/dehydratase family protein, producing MGRSISNSNTVKRHTILGAGGSIGNSLAEELLQHNQIVKLVSRSGFTMSGASSEKADLTSYPATLKAVKNSDVVHLCAGLPYRYEIWEKQWPRIMDYVIEACIKENVQLIFFDNVYMYGRVEGKMTESTPYNPFSKKGEVRAKIALELEEEMHRGNINAIIARSADLYGPHSVETSMLYLMMMKNLKSGKKAQWMGSMTQPHSFTYTIDCAKAMRLLADDSKARNQVWHLPTTNPGLTAEQWVKLIADEYKTDPKLMLIPKWMVKLMGYFDKTISEVYEMLYQQEMDYHFDSTKFNSYFDFTPTSYEQGIRETIQYLDKTGR from the coding sequence ATGGGGAGAAGCATATCAAATTCAAATACAGTAAAAAGACATACGATATTAGGAGCCGGAGGGTCAATTGGCAATAGCCTCGCAGAAGAATTACTGCAGCACAATCAGATCGTAAAACTGGTTTCGCGCAGCGGGTTTACCATGTCCGGCGCCAGTTCAGAGAAGGCTGATCTCACCTCCTATCCGGCGACACTGAAAGCCGTTAAAAATTCAGATGTAGTGCACCTGTGTGCCGGCCTGCCTTATCGTTATGAGATTTGGGAAAAACAGTGGCCGCGCATTATGGATTACGTTATCGAAGCCTGCATCAAGGAAAATGTCCAACTGATATTTTTCGATAATGTGTACATGTACGGGCGAGTTGAAGGTAAAATGACCGAATCGACGCCTTATAATCCCTTTAGTAAAAAGGGAGAAGTTCGGGCTAAGATTGCTTTGGAACTGGAAGAGGAAATGCATCGGGGGAATATCAATGCGATCATTGCCCGTTCAGCGGATTTATACGGACCTCATTCAGTCGAGACGAGTATGTTGTATCTGATGATGATGAAAAACCTCAAAAGCGGTAAAAAAGCGCAGTGGATGGGGAGTATGACGCAGCCTCATTCGTTCACCTACACCATTGATTGCGCCAAAGCGATGCGGCTTTTGGCCGACGACAGTAAAGCGCGGAATCAGGTGTGGCATTTACCAACGACGAATCCGGGATTGACGGCAGAACAATGGGTGAAGCTGATCGCGGATGAGTACAAAACGGATCCCAAGCTCATGCTGATTCCAAAGTGGATGGTTAAGTTGATGGGTTATTTTGACAAAACTATTTCGGAGGTGTATGAAATGCTGTATCAGCAGGAAATGGATTATCACTTCGATTCAACGAAATTCAACAGCTATTTCGACTTTACCCCAACGTCGTACGAACAAGGTATCCGGGAAACAATTCAGTATTTAGATAAAACTGGTCGCTAG
- a CDS encoding S66 peptidase family protein, giving the protein MHQPAFLKPGDRIRIVSPAGKIDAEKVMPAVELLKQEGFEVLLGQHTFDRHFQFAGTDADRLNDFQEALDDPDCRAIICSRGGYGAIRLVDELNFERFRRSPKWLVGFSDITVLHARFQQEGFCSIHGPMTAFYLKDGVQTESYRKLMQMVRGNFSTDTFDAHQLNRGGHAEGELCGGNLSIVYSLLGTALAPDTAGKILFIEDLTEYLYHLDRMMHGLKMAGKLKDLSALLVGSFTEMKDNDSPFGQSVEEIIFEAVRDYDFPVYFDCPSGHIDENMPLLFGGQYSLTAQNGQVILTPKSM; this is encoded by the coding sequence ATGCATCAACCTGCCTTTTTAAAGCCCGGAGACCGAATCCGGATTGTATCGCCAGCTGGGAAAATAGACGCCGAGAAAGTAATGCCTGCAGTAGAACTCTTGAAACAGGAAGGATTTGAAGTTCTGCTTGGACAACATACCTTCGACCGACATTTTCAGTTTGCGGGAACCGATGCAGACCGCCTCAACGACTTTCAAGAAGCACTGGATGATCCGGACTGCCGCGCAATTATCTGCTCACGAGGAGGCTACGGAGCCATAAGACTGGTGGATGAATTGAATTTTGAACGCTTCCGCCGATCTCCCAAATGGCTGGTTGGCTTTAGCGACATTACTGTTTTACACGCCAGGTTTCAACAGGAAGGTTTTTGCAGTATCCATGGCCCGATGACAGCTTTTTATCTGAAAGACGGAGTGCAAACTGAAAGCTACCGGAAACTGATGCAAATGGTTCGGGGAAACTTTTCAACTGACACTTTCGACGCTCACCAACTGAACCGGGGCGGCCATGCAGAGGGCGAGCTTTGCGGCGGCAACCTGTCGATTGTTTACAGCTTGTTGGGCACTGCATTGGCACCAGACACAGCTGGCAAAATCTTATTTATTGAAGACCTCACTGAATACCTGTATCATTTGGACCGGATGATGCACGGCTTGAAAATGGCCGGAAAACTGAAGGATCTGAGTGCATTACTGGTTGGAAGTTTCACCGAGATGAAAGATAACGACTCGCCGTTCGGGCAAAGCGTCGAAGAAATTATTTTTGAAGCTGTAAGGGACTACGATTTTCCGGTTTATTTCGATTGTCCCTCCGGTCACATCGACGAAAATATGCCGCTACTATTCGGGGGCCAATATTCGCTGACTGCACAAAACGGACAAGTTATTCTTACCCCAAAGTCAATGTAA
- a CDS encoding NADPH-dependent F420 reductase, producing the protein MRNRVGVLGSGIVGRVLADGFLKHGYQVMVGTRQPGNLRDWLKEGGENASLGSFEEAARFGDVVVLAVKGSAAEFVLDLAGAANLHEKTVIDTCNPISSDAPDNGVLRYFTPQNSSLMEQLQAKYTRIHFVKAFNSVGNAIMVNPKLKGGTPTMFICGNSDKAKEEVAGILTQFGWETADMGGVEAARPIEMLAVLWCIPGLLEHQWGHAFKLIRS; encoded by the coding sequence ATGAGAAATCGTGTCGGTGTGCTGGGATCCGGAATTGTTGGCCGGGTTTTGGCGGATGGTTTCCTGAAACATGGTTACCAGGTAATGGTTGGGACACGCCAACCGGGAAATTTGCGGGATTGGTTGAAGGAAGGAGGAGAAAATGCTTCGTTGGGCTCTTTTGAGGAAGCAGCCCGCTTTGGAGATGTGGTTGTGCTGGCTGTAAAGGGCAGTGCCGCCGAGTTTGTGCTCGACTTAGCGGGAGCTGCCAATTTGCACGAAAAAACGGTCATCGATACCTGTAATCCAATCAGCAGCGATGCGCCCGACAATGGCGTGCTTCGTTATTTCACGCCGCAAAACTCATCGTTGATGGAGCAATTGCAAGCAAAGTACACGCGGATTCATTTTGTGAAAGCCTTTAACAGCGTCGGGAATGCCATAATGGTCAATCCGAAATTGAAGGGCGGCACGCCAACTATGTTTATCTGTGGTAACAGTGATAAGGCGAAAGAAGAGGTAGCCGGAATTTTGACTCAGTTTGGTTGGGAGACTGCCGATATGGGAGGCGTTGAAGCGGCGCGACCAATTGAGATGCTGGCGGTGCTTTGGTGTATCCCCGGATTATTAGAGCACCAATGGGGACATGCTTTCAAACTAATTCGGTCGTAG